One Capsicum annuum cultivar UCD-10X-F1 chromosome 2, UCD10Xv1.1, whole genome shotgun sequence genomic window carries:
- the LOC107859943 gene encoding adenylosuccinate synthetase 1, chloroplastic (The sequence of the model RefSeq protein was modified relative to this genomic sequence to represent the inferred CDS: added 104 bases not found in genome assembly), producing MNISILRLDSNPITTATSPATATANHRSGILGCYNGTNSCRLNQLQQRKKNPSIIVCSTTKPLASVVDRHGVSESGLSRIESLSQVSGVLGCQWGDEGKGKLVDILAKHFDIVARCQGGANAGHTIYNSEGKKFALHLVPSGILNEETVCVIGNGVVVHLPGLFKEIDGLESNGVSCQGRILVSDRAHLLFDFHQEIDGLREAELAKSFIGTTKRGIGPCYSSKVIRNGIRVSDLRHMDTFPQKLDRLLSDAAARFPGFKYGPDMLREEVERYKKFAERLEPFITDTVHFMNDAISQKKKILVEGGQATMLDIDFGTYPFVTSSSPSAGGICTGLGIAPRVVGDLVGVVKAYTTRVGSGPFPTEIMGKGGDLLRFAGQEFGTTTGRPRRCGWLDIVALRYCCQINGFASLNLTKLDVLSDLSEIQLGVTYRHPDGSILNSFPSDLRLLEQLKVEYEVLHGWQSDISSIRKYSDLPKSAREYVERIEELVGVPIHYIGIGPGRDALIYK from the exons ATGAACATCTCAATACTAAGGCTCGACTCCAATCCAATCACCACCGCAACATCGCCGGCGACGGCGACGGCGAATCACCGGAGTGGCATCCTCGGTTGTTACAATGGGACTAACAGTTGTAGGCTGAATCAGCTCCAACAGAGGAAGAAGAATCCGTCAATTATCGTTTGTTCTACTACAAAGCCACTTGCATCGGTAGTGGACCGTCATGGGGTCAGCGAGTCAGGGCTGAGTCGAATTGAGTCACTGAGTCAGGTATCCGGCGTGTTGGGTTGCCAATGGGGCGATGAAGGAAAAGGAAAGCTCGTTGATATACTTGCTAAGCATTTCGATATCGTTGCTCGTTGCCAG GGGGGAGCCAATGCTGGACACACTATTTACAATTCTGAGGGGAAGAAGTTTGCTCTGCACCTTGTCCCTTCTGGGATTCTCAACGAGGAAACTGTATGTGTTATTGGTAATGGAGTCGTGGTGCATCTACCGGGACTTTTTAAAGAAATTGATGGTCTTGAATCTAATGGAGTCTCTTGCCAAGGAAGGATTTTGGTATCTGATCGTGCtcacttgttatttgattttcaCCAAGAAATAGATGGCCTTAGAGAAGCTGAGCTAGCTAAATCCTTTATTGGAACCACCAAGAGAGGTATTGGGCCTTGCTATTCAAGCAAAGTTATTAGAAATGGCATAAGAGTAAGTGATTTAAGGCATATGGACACATTCCCCCAAAAGCTTGATCGTTTATTATCAGATGCTGCTGCAAGATTCCCAGGTTTTAAGTATGGTCCTGACATGCTTAGGGAAGAAGTGGAACGGTATAAGAAATTTGCTGAGAGGTTGGAACCCTTCATTACAGATACTGTGCACTTCATGAACGATGCTATATCTCAGAAAAAGAAGATTTTGGTGGAAGGTGGTCAGGCAACTATGTTGGATATCGATTTTGGCACATATCCTTTTGTGACTTCATCCAGTCCATCGGCTGGTGGAATCTGCACAGGTCTTGGCATTGCTCCGAGAGTTGTTGGTGATCTTGTTGGTGTG GTTAAGGCATATACCACACGAGTTGGTTCTGGTCCTTTTCCAACAGAAATCATGGGCAAAGGTGGTGACCTTCTTCGTTTTGCTGGGCAGGAGTTTGGCACAACTACTGGACGTCCGCGTCGCTGTGGGTGGCTAGACATAGTTGCGCTGAGATACTGTTGTCAAATAAATGGATTTGCTTCTCTAAACCTAACAAAGCTAGATGTGCTGTCAGATCTTTCAGAAATTCAGTTGGGTGTTACTTACAGACATCCTGATGGTTCAATATTAAATTCTTTTCCTTCTGATCTTCGTCTTCTTGAGCAATTAAAa GTGGAGTATGAAGTTTTGCATGGGTGGCAGAGTGATATTTCTTCCATCAGGAAGTATTCTGACTTGC